A portion of the Edaphobacter lichenicola genome contains these proteins:
- a CDS encoding S53 family peptidase, whose product MASKKKSAPQLSSSPRTVLPGSEKAPFTQTAGETTAPNSTRITVSVIVKRKTPLKAANRNGKQRLTHAQYKKNHGADPAAVKLVRAFAKEFGLTVAPDTPGPERRTVKLTGTVAAMQKAFGVTLTHKTLNGTTYRVREGSITLPAKLVGPVEAVLGLDNRPQAKPHFRIAGEAADLTAKKAQSGGFAKPHAGAANTSYTPVQIAQIYQFPAGATATGQTIGIIELGGGYKTADLQTYFKSLGQKTPNVTAVLVDGAKNSPTNANSADGEVMLDIEVAAAVAPGANIVVYFTPNTDQGFIDAIATAVHDTTNKPSVISISWGAAESAWTSQSLTALDAACQSAAALGITITVAAGDNGSTDGVTDGANHVDFPASSPHVLACGGTTLEATGSSISSETAWNELANNEGATGGGVSNVFPLPTWQANANVPKPTVSGGGRGVPDVSGDADPTTGYIIRVDGQNMVIGGTSAVAPLWAGLIALANAQNGTSAGFIQSAIYAAKGAAAFNDITSGNNYSGSPVGFTAGPGWDACTGLGSPIGAKLISIVNPSSSGSSKGGKKKPVRKRAAKKSPISKRKPSRSR is encoded by the coding sequence ATGGCATCGAAAAAGAAATCCGCACCTCAGCTCTCATCCTCACCCCGCACCGTTCTTCCCGGCAGCGAAAAAGCTCCCTTCACCCAGACCGCCGGTGAAACAACCGCGCCCAACTCGACCAGGATCACCGTATCGGTGATCGTCAAGCGCAAGACTCCCCTGAAAGCCGCAAATCGCAACGGCAAACAGCGTCTCACGCATGCGCAGTACAAAAAAAATCACGGCGCCGATCCAGCCGCCGTCAAGCTCGTCCGCGCCTTCGCCAAAGAGTTCGGCCTCACCGTCGCGCCCGACACCCCCGGTCCGGAACGCCGCACCGTCAAGCTGACCGGCACCGTCGCCGCCATGCAAAAAGCCTTCGGCGTCACCCTCACCCACAAGACCCTCAACGGTACCACCTACCGTGTCCGCGAGGGCAGCATCACACTACCTGCCAAGCTCGTCGGCCCCGTCGAAGCCGTCCTCGGCCTCGACAACCGCCCACAGGCAAAGCCTCACTTTCGCATTGCCGGCGAAGCTGCCGACCTCACCGCCAAAAAAGCCCAGTCCGGAGGATTCGCCAAGCCCCACGCCGGCGCAGCCAACACCTCGTACACTCCAGTCCAAATCGCGCAGATCTACCAATTCCCCGCAGGAGCCACCGCGACCGGCCAGACCATCGGCATCATCGAGCTAGGCGGAGGCTATAAAACCGCCGACCTCCAAACCTACTTTAAATCCCTCGGTCAAAAGACGCCCAACGTCACCGCCGTCTTAGTCGACGGAGCCAAGAACAGCCCCACCAACGCCAACAGTGCCGACGGCGAGGTCATGCTCGACATCGAAGTCGCCGCTGCCGTCGCACCCGGCGCCAACATCGTCGTCTACTTCACCCCCAACACCGACCAGGGCTTCATCGACGCCATCGCCACCGCCGTCCATGACACCACCAACAAACCCAGCGTCATCTCGATCAGTTGGGGCGCCGCCGAATCCGCCTGGACCTCGCAATCCCTCACTGCTCTCGACGCCGCCTGCCAGTCCGCGGCCGCCCTCGGCATCACCATCACCGTCGCTGCCGGTGACAACGGCTCCACCGACGGCGTCACCGACGGCGCAAATCACGTCGACTTCCCCGCCTCCAGCCCTCACGTCCTCGCCTGCGGTGGAACCACCCTCGAAGCCACCGGCTCCTCTATCTCCTCCGAGACCGCCTGGAACGAGCTTGCCAACAACGAAGGCGCAACCGGCGGCGGCGTCAGCAACGTCTTCCCTCTGCCTACCTGGCAGGCCAACGCGAACGTCCCCAAACCCACAGTGTCCGGCGGTGGCCGCGGCGTTCCCGACGTCTCCGGCGACGCCGACCCCACCACCGGCTACATCATCCGCGTCGACGGTCAGAACATGGTCATCGGCGGCACCAGCGCAGTCGCTCCACTCTGGGCTGGCCTCATCGCCCTCGCCAACGCGCAGAATGGAACCAGCGCAGGCTTCATCCAATCCGCCATCTACGCCGCAAAGGGCGCAGCCGCATTCAACGACATCACCTCAGGCAACAACTACTCCGGCTCTCCCGTCGGCTTCACCGCCGGCCCCGGCTGGGACGCCTGCACCGGTCTCGGCTCTCCCATCGGCGCAAAACTCATCAGCATCGTGAACCCATCCTCAAGCGGCAGCTCCAAGGGCGGGAAAAAGAAGCCCGTCCGCAAGCGCGCCGCAAAAAAATCCCCCATCAGCAAACGCAAGCCTTCAAGGTCTCGATAG